Proteins encoded together in one Chitinophaga sp. LS1 window:
- a CDS encoding SusC/RagA family TonB-linked outer membrane protein has product MNILNQNLILGLLSCALLPGIAAPVSAQTPAMYASMRQTDNIPYHKAGTMSLKDALIRLKKLQNIRFAYREGLLDGKMVPADVVDKAETMEAEAALKLLLSDFALAYSRVNKTQYSIYTRDVNTTILNYNALFADKLKGKITGPDGAPVPGATISVKGNSALVTVANDKGDFELNLKDATLPVVLVVSSIGFDKQEITVNSAADLVSVTLAESNKALSEVVVTALGIKKDKKALAYAVTEVKGSDFTQAREVNVANALTGKIAGVNATSLASGPGGSSRVIIRGNTSLNGDNQPLYVVNGMPIDNTTPGGSPTTGGGGQNVDRGDGIGGINPDDIETISVLKGGTAAALYGSRAANGVILITTKKGRARKGVGVDYNSTFTAETPVVFTDWQYEYGQGDGGVKPSSQSQAVTWGRRSWGAKMDGQNYIAFDGKEHPYSPQKNNIQNFYRTGSTYTNTVAFNGGNEALNFRFSLSNTNSKSIVPNSKFDKKIANLNLNAVLGKKISIEAIAQYNVENATNRSSSGDATGNPNWGVYMIANTVDIRSLDPGYDANGREIQWNETAYASNPYFVVNRFKNNDTKNRFIGQASVKYDILKNLYVKGNISRDFFNYDYVGIIPTGTVYTTGAAGEYSGIRNAVSETNSMLTANYNTKLAGTIGLNVLAGGNSRRYKSNQTAITGTQFIIPFFYSYTNLSTVTTTPTRNNVATNSIFGAVDLDYKSVLFLNFSGREDWFSTLSPQNNHIFYPAVGSSFILSDAVQLPKAISFAKVRASWAQVGGATPDPYILNQSYSMVQGGHEGQPVQTITQSNGANLVTNSNLKPLTSTTYEVGVEAQLLNNRIGFDITYYNKHTTNDIVTTAISTTSGYNNALLNVGKLSNKGIEVLLTGTPVKSKNFTWNVSYNVAYNQSKVEQLAAGLTTLQMATSVGSWAFIHNSVGSPYGVIKGYSAAKNEKGETIYNSATGYEQKSALKNLGNGVPPLTMGFSNTFNYKRLSLDVLVDGKFGNKVFSVMNVYATRFGLHKKTLKGRENGLELSGVDQNGNAYTNTIPVSNLRLYYDNTKNYTDQFIYDGSFVKLRQVVLSYQIPVQKLKIVQSASLSFVARNLLILYKNTDNFDPESSYTNSNAQGFEAFGIPRTRSFGLNLMAKF; this is encoded by the coding sequence ATGAACATTTTAAACCAAAATCTCATTTTGGGGCTGCTTTCCTGTGCCCTGCTACCAGGTATTGCTGCACCTGTCAGCGCACAGACGCCCGCGATGTATGCTTCCATGAGGCAGACAGACAATATCCCATACCACAAGGCAGGAACAATGTCACTGAAGGATGCACTGATAAGGCTGAAAAAGCTGCAAAATATCCGTTTCGCATACAGAGAAGGACTGCTGGATGGTAAAATGGTGCCCGCTGATGTCGTAGACAAAGCAGAAACAATGGAGGCAGAAGCTGCCTTAAAACTGTTACTGTCTGATTTCGCGCTTGCCTATAGCCGTGTCAACAAAACACAGTATTCTATTTATACAAGGGACGTAAATACGACTATTCTCAACTACAACGCACTTTTTGCCGATAAACTGAAAGGGAAAATTACCGGCCCCGATGGCGCGCCGGTACCAGGTGCTACCATCTCTGTAAAAGGTAATTCCGCTCTCGTAACTGTTGCCAACGATAAAGGAGATTTCGAACTTAATTTAAAAGATGCTACACTTCCTGTAGTATTGGTAGTGTCATCCATTGGTTTTGATAAACAGGAGATCACTGTCAACAGCGCTGCTGACCTGGTAAGTGTAACACTCGCTGAATCCAACAAAGCACTCTCCGAAGTAGTAGTGACTGCATTGGGTATCAAAAAAGATAAAAAAGCACTGGCATATGCAGTGACCGAAGTAAAGGGTAGTGACTTCACACAGGCCCGCGAGGTGAACGTTGCCAATGCACTTACCGGTAAAATTGCAGGTGTGAACGCTACTAGCCTGGCCAGTGGCCCCGGCGGTTCCAGCCGTGTGATCATTCGTGGGAACACCTCATTGAATGGGGATAACCAACCACTCTATGTTGTAAACGGTATGCCAATCGATAACACTACACCAGGCGGAAGCCCTACTACCGGTGGTGGTGGTCAGAACGTAGACCGTGGTGATGGTATTGGTGGTATCAACCCTGATGATATCGAAACCATTAGCGTATTGAAGGGCGGTACTGCTGCTGCACTCTATGGCTCCCGCGCAGCAAATGGTGTGATTCTCATCACTACCAAAAAAGGACGTGCCCGAAAGGGGGTTGGGGTAGATTACAATTCTACCTTCACCGCAGAAACACCTGTTGTATTTACTGACTGGCAATATGAATATGGCCAGGGTGATGGTGGTGTAAAACCTTCTTCACAGTCACAGGCAGTAACCTGGGGCCGTCGCAGCTGGGGGGCTAAGATGGATGGTCAGAATTATATCGCATTCGATGGTAAAGAACATCCATACTCTCCACAAAAGAACAATATCCAGAATTTCTACCGTACAGGTTCTACCTATACAAACACCGTGGCTTTTAACGGTGGTAATGAAGCACTGAACTTCCGCTTCTCGCTCTCCAATACCAACAGCAAAAGCATCGTTCCCAATTCAAAGTTCGACAAGAAAATTGCGAACCTGAACCTGAACGCTGTCCTGGGTAAAAAGATCAGCATCGAAGCAATAGCGCAATATAATGTTGAGAATGCCACAAACCGCTCCAGTTCCGGGGATGCTACCGGCAACCCCAACTGGGGCGTGTATATGATCGCGAATACAGTGGACATCCGCTCCCTGGATCCCGGTTATGATGCAAATGGTCGTGAAATACAATGGAACGAAACTGCGTACGCTTCCAACCCTTATTTCGTAGTGAACCGCTTCAAAAACAATGATACCAAAAACCGTTTCATTGGTCAGGCAAGTGTGAAATACGACATCCTCAAGAACCTGTATGTAAAAGGAAATATCAGCCGCGATTTCTTTAACTATGACTATGTAGGTATCATTCCAACTGGTACAGTATATACTACAGGTGCTGCAGGTGAATACAGCGGCATAAGAAATGCAGTATCAGAAACCAACTCTATGCTGACGGCGAACTACAATACCAAACTCGCCGGTACAATCGGGCTGAACGTACTTGCAGGTGGAAATTCACGCAGATACAAATCAAATCAAACAGCCATTACTGGTACACAGTTCATTATTCCATTCTTCTACAGCTATACCAACCTGAGTACAGTCACAACTACGCCCACAAGAAACAATGTAGCGACTAACTCTATTTTCGGTGCGGTAGACCTGGATTATAAATCTGTCCTGTTCCTGAACTTCAGCGGCCGTGAAGACTGGTTTTCTACATTAAGTCCTCAGAATAATCACATCTTTTATCCTGCTGTAGGTAGCAGCTTCATTCTTTCTGATGCGGTACAGCTGCCTAAAGCTATCAGCTTTGCCAAAGTACGCGCCTCATGGGCGCAGGTGGGTGGTGCAACGCCTGATCCATACATCCTGAACCAGAGTTATAGTATGGTACAGGGTGGACATGAAGGCCAACCTGTACAAACAATCACACAGTCAAACGGTGCAAACCTGGTCACCAATTCGAACCTGAAACCACTCACGTCTACTACTTACGAAGTAGGTGTTGAAGCACAGCTCCTGAATAACCGTATAGGTTTTGATATCACTTACTACAACAAGCATACGACGAACGACATCGTAACTACGGCCATCTCTACCACTTCCGGCTATAATAATGCACTGCTGAATGTGGGTAAATTATCCAACAAGGGTATTGAAGTACTGTTAACCGGTACACCTGTAAAATCTAAAAACTTCACCTGGAATGTGAGCTACAATGTGGCTTACAACCAAAGCAAAGTAGAACAACTGGCAGCAGGTCTCACTACCTTGCAGATGGCTACCAGCGTGGGTAGCTGGGCATTTATACACAATTCCGTAGGTAGCCCCTATGGTGTGATCAAAGGGTATTCCGCAGCGAAAAATGAGAAAGGTGAAACTATTTACAATAGCGCTACCGGGTACGAGCAAAAGAGTGCGTTGAAAAATTTAGGTAATGGTGTACCACCGTTGACGATGGGTTTCAGCAATACCTTCAATTATAAACGCTTGTCACTGGATGTGCTGGTAGACGGTAAATTCGGTAACAAGGTATTCTCTGTAATGAATGTATACGCTACCCGTTTTGGTCTGCACAAAAAGACATTGAAAGGCCGTGAAAACGGATTGGAACTGAGTGGCGTTGATCAGAATGGCAATGCTTATACCAATACCATCCCGGTATCTAATCTGCGTCTTTACTACGACAATACCAAGAATTATACAGATCAGTTCATATACGACGGTAGCTTCGTAAAACTGCGCCAGGTAGTACTGAGCTACCAGATACCTGTGCAAAAGCTGAAGATCGTACAGAGCGCTTCCCTGTCTTTCGTAGCACGTAACCTGCTCATCCTGTACAAGAATACGGACAACTTTGATCCGGAATCCAGCTACACGAACAGTAATGCCCAGGGCTTTGAAGCGTTTGGTATACCACGCACCAGAAGTTTTGGTTTGAACCTGATGGCTAAATTCTAA
- a CDS encoding RNA polymerase sigma factor, translated as MQSESHVLWWNAFKQGDWDAFTALYGEFYELLNNYGRKFTRDEDLIHDVVHDLFVRIWTTRQRLGQPVSVKNYLYKAFRSTLFRKIQSLSKFVELDGEGTGFTVNFIPDASFRQEEQELRKQVIDLVNTLPARQQEIIFLRFYEGMSYEEISTIMDINMSSTYKLLYKALDNLQKASNKQTWLLLCGLFFLLKNISKKNPVLEG; from the coding sequence ATGCAATCGGAGAGTCATGTGTTATGGTGGAATGCGTTTAAACAGGGGGACTGGGATGCCTTCACCGCTCTTTATGGAGAGTTCTACGAACTATTGAACAACTACGGCCGTAAGTTTACGCGGGATGAAGACCTCATCCACGATGTAGTGCACGATCTCTTTGTGAGAATATGGACTACCCGCCAGCGACTGGGTCAACCTGTATCTGTAAAAAATTACCTGTACAAAGCATTCCGTTCTACCTTATTCCGTAAGATCCAGTCCCTTTCTAAATTCGTGGAACTGGATGGGGAAGGGACTGGCTTTACTGTCAACTTTATTCCTGATGCATCTTTCCGGCAGGAGGAGCAGGAACTGCGTAAGCAGGTGATAGACCTGGTTAATACCCTCCCTGCCAGACAACAGGAGATCATCTTCCTGCGATTTTATGAAGGCATGTCCTACGAAGAAATCTCCACGATCATGGACATCAATATGAGTTCTACCTATAAATTATTATATAAAGCCCTCGATAACCTGCAAAAGGCCTCCAACAAACAAACCTGGCTGCTTTTATGCGGCCTTTTCTTCCTGCTGAAAAATATTTCAAAAAAAAATCCGGTTTTGGAGGGATAA
- a CDS encoding FecR family protein, with protein MNNDKYLAYSLQDFLDDDAFIKWVSGKEQDPVTAQFWSEFPVQYPVAAANFEFAVNVIRSYRSQEFWDNKDSKARVLERITATIERQGARPARLRWLNNWVRAAAVALVVTAGGYMIVNHYFRTHMEQIATGYGEMRTVTLPDHSTVTLNASSAISFNEEWSDTKPREVWIDGEAYFDVKHINRTGPGQQFIVHSNGISIEVLGTSFNVRSRHGKTKVGLITGKIKVDYNKDRSLVMLPGDYVEYADNKLLVTRKLDKPEKIKRWTEIQLTFTDATLGEIIETLQDNYGYTVKVADASLRKLKIEGDINVTNVEELLTVITTTLNVTIDQPSKKELVITSGK; from the coding sequence ATGAACAATGATAAATATTTAGCGTATTCACTACAGGATTTTTTGGACGATGATGCTTTTATCAAATGGGTTTCAGGCAAAGAACAAGACCCTGTAACAGCACAATTCTGGAGCGAATTCCCTGTACAATATCCTGTAGCAGCAGCCAACTTTGAGTTTGCTGTAAATGTGATTCGTTCCTACCGGTCACAGGAGTTCTGGGACAATAAAGATAGCAAAGCCCGTGTACTCGAAAGGATCACTGCGACTATAGAACGTCAGGGTGCCCGCCCTGCCCGCCTGCGTTGGTTAAACAACTGGGTGCGTGCAGCAGCAGTAGCCCTGGTAGTGACTGCCGGGGGGTATATGATAGTGAACCATTACTTCCGGACGCATATGGAGCAGATAGCAACTGGTTATGGAGAAATGAGAACAGTGACATTGCCAGACCATAGTACCGTAACACTCAATGCATCTTCTGCTATATCATTCAATGAAGAATGGAGTGACACTAAACCAAGAGAAGTATGGATTGATGGGGAAGCCTATTTTGATGTAAAACATATCAACAGAACAGGCCCCGGCCAGCAATTTATAGTACATAGCAATGGCATTAGTATAGAAGTACTGGGTACATCGTTCAATGTCAGAAGCCGTCATGGTAAAACCAAAGTTGGATTGATCACAGGTAAGATCAAAGTAGATTATAATAAGGATCGCTCGCTCGTCATGTTGCCTGGAGACTATGTGGAATACGCAGACAATAAATTACTAGTAACAAGAAAGTTAGATAAGCCCGAGAAGATAAAGCGCTGGACCGAGATACAGCTTACGTTTACAGACGCCACTTTAGGTGAGATCATAGAAACACTGCAGGATAACTATGGCTATACCGTGAAAGTAGCTGATGCCTCACTCAGGAAGTTAAAGATTGAAGGAGATATTAACGTAACGAATGTTGAAGAACTCTTAACCGTAATTACCACTACGCTAAACGTAACAATCGATCAGCCATCCAAAAAGGAACTGGTCATCACATCAGGAAAGTAA